The following coding sequences lie in one Treponema sp. OMZ 790 genomic window:
- a CDS encoding C40 family peptidase gives MKKIFIFVVLSFFLNGCMIFGAQPPESPRLDFINASYKYLKTPYKYAGTTKAGMDCSGFVYRAALDGLEMNIPRSTRGLADFAKRISNEDIQPGDLLFFYTVGNKLSHVGIYIGNGEFIHAASQGKHTGVIISSLDEKYWKNAYRFAGRFLEAEDIF, from the coding sequence ATGAAAAAAATATTTATTTTTGTTGTTTTAAGCTTTTTTTTAAACGGATGTATGATCTTTGGAGCCCAACCGCCGGAATCTCCTCGGCTTGATTTTATAAATGCATCGTACAAATACTTGAAGACACCATACAAGTATGCAGGCACAACAAAGGCGGGAATGGACTGTTCAGGTTTTGTGTATCGGGCAGCTCTTGACGGGCTTGAAATGAATATACCGAGGAGCACAAGAGGACTTGCAGATTTTGCCAAACGGATTTCAAACGAAGACATTCAGCCCGGCGATCTTTTGTTTTTCTACACTGTGGGAAATAAATTATCCCATGTAGGAATCTACATAGGCAACGGCGAATTTATTCATGCGGCTTCACAGGGTAAACATACCGGCGTCATAATTTCATCTCTTGACGAAAAATATTGGAAAAACGCCTATCGATTTGCAGGCCGATTTTTAGAAGCCGAAGATATTTTTTAG
- a CDS encoding RNA polymerase sigma factor RpoD/SigA, whose translation MYNRTKNNYDAEMNSLATYLKEINQIPLLTAEEEIKYAKLAEKGDEYAKNMLVNSNLRFVVNVAKKYQNQGLPLMDLISEGNIGLMNAAERFDVSKGYKFISYAVWWIKQSILKAICEKSRMIRLPLNRANELVQIEKAKKEIDFAGNESQELNEIAGILNMNNTMVHTIMNAARDPISIDAPVFDEPGSSSINDFLQDETHQMPEDYAMDMSLRDEVNELLKNLDDREAEIIRYRFGLDGYAPLSLKEVGLIFNLTKERIRQIEKKALQQLKKPAEKQKLAVYVA comes from the coding sequence ATGTATAACAGAACAAAGAACAATTATGACGCAGAAATGAACTCGTTGGCTACTTATTTAAAAGAAATTAATCAGATTCCGCTTTTAACTGCGGAAGAAGAAATAAAATATGCTAAACTTGCAGAAAAGGGCGATGAATATGCTAAAAATATGCTGGTAAATTCCAACTTGCGCTTTGTTGTGAATGTTGCAAAAAAATATCAAAATCAGGGGCTTCCCCTCATGGACCTTATCAGTGAAGGCAATATAGGATTGATGAATGCTGCCGAAAGATTTGATGTTTCAAAAGGATATAAATTTATCTCTTATGCAGTTTGGTGGATTAAGCAGTCTATCTTAAAGGCTATTTGCGAAAAATCGAGAATGATACGCCTTCCCTTAAATAGAGCAAATGAGCTTGTTCAAATCGAAAAGGCAAAAAAAGAAATCGACTTTGCCGGAAATGAAAGTCAGGAATTGAACGAAATTGCCGGTATCTTAAATATGAATAACACTATGGTTCATACCATTATGAATGCGGCCAGAGATCCTATTTCGATTGATGCTCCCGTTTTTGATGAACCCGGAAGCTCCAGTATAAACGATTTTTTGCAGGATGAAACTCATCAAATGCCTGAAGACTATGCAATGGATATGAGCCTTCGAGATGAAGTAAACGAACTTCTTAAAAATCTTGATGACAGGGAGGCCGAAATTATCCGTTACCGCTTTGGACTTGACGGTTATGCTCCTCTTTCTTTAAAAGAAGTAGGGCTCATCTTTAATCTTACAAAAGAAAGAATACGACAGATCGAAAAGAAGGCTTTGCAGCAGCTTAAAAAGCCTGCCGAAAAACAAAAACTCGCCGTTTACGTTGCGTAA
- a CDS encoding TraB/GumN family protein produces the protein MKKIKKILAAVLTFLFIFSFVISCKTKDSELAGDTKAVLIKHPERMFWEIKKEDSSIYILGTIHFADKDFYPLEDKILEAFDKADVLVSEIGGVTEMAEVQEKFQTKMIQSINLKPEKDLSNFLSEDEISIIRQELGDTIAMSLLKFDPWILTMSLNQILYTKAGLDSQSGLDMHLMDRAGKRKIAALESIDEQLNLLSSGSFEEQVKALKKTIDDLQNADKIIDLLTKLKKLYLENNSDELKSFIGSLLDMSEGISEDALLKDRNIVWAEKFEEYLEKGGTTFVFAGLAHFLGEDSVFEQMRIKGILE, from the coding sequence ATGAAGAAGATAAAAAAAATTTTAGCTGCGGTTTTGACTTTTTTGTTCATTTTTTCTTTTGTAATTTCTTGTAAAACAAAAGATTCGGAACTAGCAGGAGATACAAAGGCCGTTTTAATAAAACATCCTGAAAGAATGTTTTGGGAAATAAAAAAAGAAGATTCATCTATCTATATTTTGGGAACAATTCACTTTGCAGATAAGGATTTTTATCCATTGGAAGATAAGATACTGGAAGCCTTTGATAAGGCTGATGTTTTAGTCAGTGAAATAGGCGGTGTGACCGAGATGGCTGAAGTTCAAGAGAAATTTCAAACTAAGATGATACAAAGTATTAATTTGAAACCCGAAAAAGATTTGAGTAATTTTTTATCGGAAGACGAGATCAGCATCATCAGGCAGGAACTTGGAGACACTATAGCCATGTCTCTTTTAAAATTTGATCCTTGGATTCTTACAATGAGTTTAAATCAAATTCTTTATACAAAAGCCGGGTTGGATTCTCAAAGCGGGCTGGATATGCATCTTATGGACCGTGCCGGAAAAAGAAAGATTGCTGCTCTTGAAAGTATTGATGAACAGTTGAACTTATTATCCTCAGGTAGTTTTGAAGAACAAGTCAAGGCTCTTAAAAAAACTATAGATGATTTACAAAATGCCGATAAAATCATTGACTTATTGACCAAGTTAAAAAAACTTTATTTGGAAAATAATAGCGATGAATTAAAATCTTTTATAGGTTCTCTTTTAGATATGAGTGAAGGTATATCCGAAGATGCACTTTTAAAAGATCGAAACATTGTTTGGGCAGAAAAATTTGAAGAGTATCTTGAAAAAGGCGGAACAACCTTTGTTTTTGCAGGTCTTGCTCATTTTTTGGGAGAGGACAGTGTATTTGAACAAATGAGAATAAAAGGAATTTTAGAGTAA
- a CDS encoding S1C family serine protease — protein MKNKIICIAFFLFGLTIFADIRDAVCIVRPNYEEKTLQFMDAAAGKISKAGYIDIAELFENAKEGVFGSGFFIRGHNKKTYVLTNYHVAAYASSLSLELENIEGEKVKIENCPVVAIDEELDIAIAEVNDKRVKSFLNLATKLPSDGVDVWSAGYPGLGGKPLWQLGKGTVTNSKTRLSNIVDPKKSFFIQHSAPIDSGNSGGPLLIKSQNSPEGYDVIGINSVKAVFRQSTNFAIPAVSIKNFIDSRVFGGKEKSENNLKIALDEFAEVCKNFKIDKEDEKNEEILKRLRKITICISEDYAVNEGLDAYLTALRKAPRLFRSEILSASFLGNPINGIRTAIAYEIYNSIKPEENSYIPEKKAEFADLKNAGKNYEFVLYYEAGKSKFFTVWNNHQTAWQITASNLNTPPDEKPSGKPKKAKQSNNSSFVFIEEIPTKTRIHASYIGLKQNKEWLSGFSFGYFHNFKYAEVGISAIINKPRQLPSFSFRKPLKICFGLTPEFRLQIPLNINNSVYIAPQAFVGAGIFIPPVDYFVQYGGGMEIVPVSFSSISFGVDFIIRSYLKEVKETNMGIRASISVRI, from the coding sequence ATGAAAAATAAAATTATATGTATCGCCTTTTTTTTATTTGGTTTAACTATTTTTGCAGATATAAGGGATGCAGTATGTATTGTGCGGCCCAATTATGAAGAAAAAACTTTACAATTTATGGATGCCGCTGCCGGCAAAATTTCAAAAGCCGGATATATCGACATAGCTGAGCTTTTTGAAAATGCCAAAGAAGGAGTTTTCGGATCAGGATTTTTTATTCGCGGGCATAATAAAAAAACTTACGTATTAACAAATTATCACGTTGCGGCTTATGCTTCTTCTCTTTCTCTGGAACTTGAAAATATTGAAGGCGAGAAAGTTAAAATTGAAAATTGCCCTGTAGTAGCTATAGATGAAGAATTGGACATTGCAATAGCAGAGGTCAACGATAAAAGAGTTAAATCTTTTTTAAATTTAGCAACTAAACTTCCTTCCGATGGGGTCGATGTTTGGTCAGCCGGTTATCCGGGGCTTGGAGGAAAACCCCTTTGGCAGCTTGGAAAAGGAACAGTTACCAATTCAAAAACAAGACTTAGCAATATTGTAGATCCTAAAAAATCTTTTTTTATTCAACATTCGGCTCCTATAGATTCAGGAAATTCAGGAGGCCCGCTTTTGATAAAATCTCAGAATTCTCCTGAAGGCTATGATGTTATAGGAATAAATTCGGTCAAGGCTGTTTTTAGGCAATCCACTAATTTTGCAATTCCTGCCGTCTCGATTAAGAATTTTATCGATTCACGAGTTTTTGGAGGAAAGGAAAAATCCGAAAATAATTTAAAAATTGCCTTAGATGAATTTGCGGAAGTATGTAAAAACTTTAAAATTGACAAGGAAGATGAAAAAAATGAAGAGATTTTAAAACGGCTTCGAAAAATTACGATATGTATTTCCGAAGACTACGCCGTAAATGAAGGTTTGGATGCTTATCTGACAGCTTTAAGGAAGGCTCCGCGGTTGTTTAGATCCGAAATTTTATCGGCTTCGTTTCTTGGCAATCCGATAAATGGAATTAGAACAGCTATTGCTTACGAAATATATAATTCCATAAAACCTGAAGAGAACTCGTACATTCCTGAAAAGAAAGCCGAATTTGCCGATTTAAAAAATGCCGGTAAAAATTATGAATTTGTGCTTTACTATGAGGCCGGAAAATCCAAGTTTTTTACCGTTTGGAATAATCATCAGACTGCTTGGCAAATTACTGCTTCAAATTTGAATACCCCTCCTGATGAAAAACCTTCGGGAAAACCGAAAAAAGCAAAGCAAAGCAATAACTCATCTTTCGTATTTATAGAAGAAATTCCGACAAAAACGAGAATACATGCTTCCTATATAGGTTTAAAACAAAATAAAGAGTGGTTGTCAGGTTTTTCTTTCGGTTATTTTCATAATTTTAAATATGCTGAGGTTGGTATATCGGCAATTATTAATAAACCTCGTCAGTTACCTAGTTTTTCTTTTAGAAAGCCTCTTAAGATTTGTTTCGGTTTAACTCCCGAATTTAGATTGCAGATACCCCTTAATATAAATAATTCTGTATATATTGCTCCGCAAGCCTTTGTAGGGGCCGGTATTTTTATCCCTCCTGTTGACTATTTTGTCCAATATGGAGGAGGTATGGAAATTGTACCTGTAAGCTTTTCATCTATATCGTTTGGAGTTGATTTTATTATTAGGTCATATTTAAAAGAAGTTAAGGAAACAAATATGGGAATTCGCGCAAGTATTTCTGTGCGTATATAA
- a CDS encoding co-chaperone GroES codes for MKVKPLGDRVLVKPDAVETKTAGGIIIPDTAQEKTQRGVVVAVGDDKEKIKVSVGQKVIHDKYAGTQIQIDGVDHLILKANDLVAVVE; via the coding sequence ATGAAAGTTAAACCCTTAGGAGACAGAGTTTTAGTAAAGCCGGATGCAGTAGAAACAAAAACGGCGGGCGGAATCATCATTCCCGACACAGCTCAAGAAAAAACCCAAAGAGGTGTAGTTGTAGCTGTCGGAGATGATAAAGAAAAGATCAAGGTTTCCGTCGGACAAAAAGTTATCCACGACAAGTATGCCGGAACTCAAATTCAAATCGACGGCGTAGATCATTTGATTTTAAAAGCAAATGATTTGGTTGCTGTTGTAGAATAA
- a CDS encoding class I SAM-dependent RNA methyltransferase: MNDFIALCAVGAEPVLTKELKILGFKPYNRLPGRVFFTSTETEPLLAFFKANYFLSTADRVFLLINTSKAENFDDLFDLVFSIDWHNYFPRDARIIIDKVRTYKSKLSSEHAVQSIVHKAVCDKLCKKWNMHSLPETGTRFMIRIYIENNNVYVCLDLSGDPLYRRGYRLSGGAAPMRETLAAVLIRLMQWKRKIPLHDAFCGSGTIPIEAAWYAYNIPPGIARHFAFENFICFEKENMEKILTEEKGKAAAAVRTDCLARITGSDISEEAVSLSKANAERACIIAGRELHAAGITHHIERPDFIQSDFSELEAPYESGILLSNPPYGERLGSEEEAFELYKRMAEIPQHFPDWKLGFITSKKEFEKIFCKQNKDSVLKKHSLRGGNMETVLYIME; encoded by the coding sequence ATGAATGATTTTATTGCTCTATGCGCCGTAGGCGCAGAACCCGTCCTCACAAAGGAATTGAAAATCTTAGGCTTCAAACCTTACAACCGCCTTCCCGGAAGGGTTTTTTTTACATCAACTGAAACAGAACCTCTTTTAGCTTTCTTTAAGGCAAATTATTTTTTAAGTACAGCCGACAGGGTCTTTCTGCTTATAAATACTTCAAAGGCAGAAAACTTTGACGACCTCTTCGATTTAGTTTTTTCAATCGATTGGCATAATTATTTTCCGCGGGATGCCCGAATCATCATCGATAAGGTAAGAACCTATAAATCAAAACTTTCATCGGAACATGCAGTTCAATCTATCGTGCATAAGGCTGTCTGCGACAAGCTATGCAAAAAATGGAATATGCATTCTCTTCCCGAAACGGGAACCCGTTTTATGATACGCATTTATATAGAAAATAACAACGTCTATGTCTGTCTGGACTTATCCGGAGACCCTCTATACAGACGCGGTTACCGCCTAAGCGGGGGAGCTGCCCCAATGAGGGAAACTTTGGCTGCGGTTTTAATCCGGCTCATGCAATGGAAAAGAAAAATTCCCCTCCACGATGCGTTTTGCGGCTCAGGAACCATTCCCATCGAGGCGGCTTGGTATGCCTATAATATTCCGCCCGGAATTGCCCGTCACTTTGCCTTCGAAAACTTCATCTGTTTTGAAAAAGAAAATATGGAAAAAATTTTAACTGAAGAAAAAGGAAAGGCGGCTGCAGCCGTAAGAACCGACTGTCTTGCAAGGATAACCGGCTCGGATATTTCGGAAGAAGCCGTTTCTCTTTCAAAAGCCAATGCCGAAAGGGCCTGTATAATAGCAGGCAGAGAACTTCATGCGGCAGGCATTACCCATCACATAGAACGCCCCGATTTTATCCAATCGGATTTTTCCGAATTGGAAGCCCCATATGAAAGCGGCATCCTTTTGTCAAACCCGCCCTACGGTGAAAGGCTCGGAAGCGAAGAAGAAGCCTTTGAGCTTTATAAAAGAATGGCCGAAATTCCTCAACACTTTCCTGACTGGAAGCTTGGCTTTATCACAAGCAAAAAAGAATTCGAAAAAATATTTTGTAAACAAAATAAGGATAGCGTTTTAAAAAAACACAGTCTCCGCGGCGGCAACATGGAAACCGTTTTGTATATTATGGAATAA
- a CDS encoding long-chain fatty acid--CoA ligase, with product MANLNKKPWAFLDEWRGKKFKGEWPTLPEMFEITVERYPDRNCFTVFEPDRITLSYSESLKAIKDLAYWMTENGVTKGTHVAVSGKNSPEWAAVYLATLFAGAVTIPIDYGLHNEEVETLLKTAKPKMFFVDEEKFAFFEEKAKTENYMGSLYSLSNKHPEIYAYNLKPKGTPELAKAEENDMAAILFTSGTTGNPKGVMLTHKNLVSDCYIAQSNLNIYHTDVFYALLPLHHSYTMLAVFIEALSVGAELVFGKTLAVSKMLAELKAGKITMLLGVPLLFNKLLAGIFKGIKAKGILVFGIIRGLMGFSYFVKKVFKANIGSKLFHGILDKASLGNVRIAICGGGPLAPKVFRAYNEFGIDFIQGYGLTETSPIIALNPKEHFKIASVGQYFISYMEMKILDPDENGIGEVAVKGPMVMQGYYNMPEETAEVLSPDGWFRTGDLGRLDDEGYLYLCGRAKNLIVTAGGKNVFPEEIENMFQLYYNEIEQITAAGYQAEEGEEVEALVYPSDELYKKLNVTRGTGEGDVAVQKEIDAIIETVNKKLLPYQRITKTTYLAEPLEMTTTKKVKRFKK from the coding sequence ATGGCAAATCTTAATAAAAAGCCTTGGGCTTTTTTGGACGAGTGGAGAGGAAAAAAATTTAAAGGCGAATGGCCGACCCTCCCCGAAATGTTTGAAATTACCGTAGAAAGGTATCCTGACAGAAATTGTTTTACGGTATTTGAACCCGACCGCATTACCCTTTCTTATTCAGAAAGTTTAAAGGCAATTAAGGACCTTGCCTATTGGATGACTGAAAACGGGGTTACAAAGGGAACCCACGTTGCAGTTTCGGGAAAAAACTCTCCCGAATGGGCTGCCGTATACTTGGCAACCCTTTTTGCAGGCGCTGTTACAATCCCTATAGATTACGGTCTTCATAATGAAGAGGTGGAAACCTTATTAAAAACTGCAAAGCCTAAAATGTTTTTTGTGGATGAGGAAAAATTTGCCTTTTTTGAAGAAAAAGCTAAGACTGAGAACTATATGGGTTCTCTTTATTCTTTGAGCAATAAACATCCCGAAATTTATGCTTATAATTTAAAACCCAAAGGTACCCCTGAACTTGCAAAGGCTGAAGAAAACGACATGGCTGCCATTCTTTTTACTTCAGGAACGACAGGAAACCCCAAGGGTGTTATGCTTACCCATAAAAACCTTGTTTCGGACTGTTACATCGCTCAGTCCAATTTGAATATCTACCATACGGACGTATTTTATGCACTTCTTCCGCTTCATCACTCGTATACTATGCTTGCTGTTTTTATCGAAGCCCTTTCAGTCGGTGCCGAATTGGTTTTTGGAAAAACTCTTGCAGTATCAAAGATGCTTGCCGAGCTTAAAGCCGGAAAGATTACGATGCTTTTGGGCGTTCCGCTCTTGTTCAATAAGCTCCTTGCCGGTATCTTTAAGGGAATTAAGGCAAAGGGTATTTTAGTTTTCGGTATAATCAGGGGCTTGATGGGCTTTTCATACTTTGTTAAAAAGGTCTTTAAGGCCAATATAGGAAGTAAGCTATTTCACGGAATTTTGGATAAGGCCAGTTTGGGAAATGTGCGTATCGCCATCTGCGGAGGAGGCCCTCTTGCTCCCAAAGTTTTTAGAGCTTATAACGAATTCGGTATAGACTTTATTCAAGGCTACGGTTTAACCGAGACTTCTCCTATCATTGCCCTTAATCCGAAAGAACACTTTAAGATAGCCAGTGTCGGGCAGTATTTTATTTCTTATATGGAAATGAAAATCCTCGATCCGGACGAAAATGGAATAGGCGAGGTTGCCGTAAAGGGGCCGATGGTTATGCAGGGCTACTACAACATGCCCGAAGAAACAGCCGAAGTGCTTTCGCCGGACGGCTGGTTTAGGACAGGAGACCTCGGCCGGCTGGATGATGAGGGATACCTCTACCTATGCGGACGGGCTAAGAACCTCATAGTTACTGCCGGAGGAAAAAACGTATTCCCTGAAGAAATAGAAAATATGTTCCAGCTTTATTATAATGAGATTGAACAGATTACAGCTGCGGGCTATCAGGCAGAAGAAGGCGAGGAAGTTGAAGCCCTTGTTTATCCTTCGGATGAACTTTATAAAAAACTTAATGTAACACGCGGTACCGGTGAAGGCGATGTTGCCGTTCAAAAAGAAATCGATGCCATTATCGAAACCGTAAATAAGAAGCTTTTACCCTATCAGCGCATTACAAAGACAACCTATCTTGCTGAGCCGCTTGAAATGACCACAACCAAAAAAGTAAAGCGCTTTAAGAAGTAG